Below is a genomic region from Methanosphaera sp. ISO3-F5.
GCTTTTGACTATAAAGTTAAGCATAGTCAGTTCACATTTAACGGACCCTACGGATATAATTAATATACCTGTAATAATAAACTATTTAACATGAAAAGAGCTGTGTGATAAAATTATGGATGCACATGAATTAAATCAATTATTAGATGAATTAAATTCTGATATTGACAATGAATTATCCGAATTTTTTAATAATAATACTAAATTGAAAACAAAGTTTTCACAACTGGTAGAAGTGATGGTATGGGAAAAATATCAACTAAGTGATGATATTATTAATAAATTGGATATAATAACTGATGATATGGATTCCTTTAATTTTGGAATTGCTAAGAAGGACATACGAGAATTAAGGGAATTACTAGTTGAAGGAGATGATTAATATTACTGGTGGTGACAAGTCATTAGTTAAGGGTGATGTTTCACGTGAGGTCATTGAATTTGATAATGGTTCACGCGTAGTGGTCGAGTACTTAGAAGATAGAGAAGGCCAGTGTTGTGATGCTCGTGGCAGGTTTACTGCAAAGTATCGTCGTGTCAGCTTGTTTAGTAAGTTAAGTCTTCAGAGTGAACGTGTAGAGTTAAATCCGTTCTATGATAAGAGTGCCGTTGAAGCCGATGAAGAATGGCGGAGCAATTATTCCCTTGAGGTTATTCATGAGGGCTTATCATTGGATGAGATTAAGGAACGTGTCACTGGTGGTGCTTCTTATCTTGTAGTAATATGGAAGAAGGGTAATCCTCCATTGCCTGTTGACCTGGGTTATCATAAGAAGATTACTCTTTCTCTTATTGATGGAGTAAGTAGTGTTGAGGCTTTAACTTTTAATGTTATAAATGTTGTCAGAGGTTTAGGTGGTAAAAAATGAATCTGAGATTACTTTTATTATTGGTGTTGTCTTTGATGATTATCCCTGTTTCCTGTGCTGAGGAAGTCAGGTATGATGATTTTAGTTATGATGTTGAGTTCATGCCCACTGCTTTTGTTTTTGATTATAATGATCATAATACAAGTACTTATGAGGGTGATATTGGCTTGAAGTATGCTTATGCTAACAGTTCCTTTGATAATCATACGTATATTATTCCTACTGAACGTGTTCGTGGTATTGCTTATGCTACTAAGGGCAGCTTTAAGTTCACTGAGCCTATCCTAATTGATCATGGCCCGTATCGTGACTGGGATGATAAGTATGTTATTACTGGCTTGAAGTTTAAGAATGGTACTGAAATTCCTTATCTTGGCATTGAAAGTACTGGTTTGACTAAGGAGCAGATGTCCTATTTTGATAATTATTATGAGCAAAGGCAGGATTATTTAGCTCAGCAAGAGGCTTATGCTGCTGAGGACTTGTATGATTATGAGACCAGTAAGAGTAGAAGTAGTAGTGGTAGGTCTAAGTTTGGTTATTATGTTGGTACGGGTGGTAGTGGAGTTATCTATAATCCTTAATAAAGGTTTTCCACAATTTTTTTCATCCCCAACCCCTTTTTTTCTTTAATGAGTATTAACTTTTTTTCTGAGTGTTTATTTCTTCTATGAGTATTTTTTCTGTTATTTTTACTGCTGATTCAACCATTTTTGGGCAGAAAGTTGTGAATAATTCTTTGTCCTGTGCGTATTGTATTCCTTCTGGTGTTGAAATGTCACATCCGAGTAGTGTGTTGCATATGTATGAACCGTTTTCTTTTTCAAATTCTTCTAGGAACTTGTCACATACCTTGTCTGATCTTATTTTACTTTCAATGTCATCAATTTTACTTTTTCCATATTTTAGTCCGAGTACCATTAGTGCCCCTGTACATGCTCCACATACTTCACCTTTTCTCATTCCACTGCCGAAGCATCCTCCAATTTTTAGTGCATATTCCTTTTTTATTCCGTATTCCTCTGAGAATGCTGCAAATACTGCTTGTGAGCAATGATATTTTTGTTCAAATAATTTTAATGCTTCTTCTACATGAGTCATGTGTGTATCCTCCATATGGCTTTATATATATTAATAACATATTATTATATATTAGTATATTTTATTATTTTATGTATTTTTGGTGATTTACTTTGGTGGATGGCTGTTTGATTTGTAATGGTGAATTAGAATATTTATCAAATGATGTTATGATGGAATGTGAGTTATGTAAGAAAAATGAAGCTTCTAAAACAAGGTGTGTTAATGGACATTATGTTTGTAATGAATGTCATATGAAGGGCTTAAGTAGTATTTTGAGTCTTCTATTAGAGGAAACTTCAACTAATCCAATATGTATACTGGATAAGCTTATGTGTATGGATTTTTGTCACATGCATGGACCGGAACATCATACTCTTGTTGGTGCTTCTCTTCTCACGGCTTACAGTAATGCTGGTGGGGATGTAGATTTAAGGGAATGTTTAATAGAGTTAATGAGAAGGGCTAGGGATGTGCCTGGTGGTGTATGTGGTTATTGGGGTGCTTGTGGTGCTGGTATTAGTGCGGGTATTTTTGTTTCCATCATTTCGGAGAGTAATCCTTTGAGTGTTAAGCCTTTTAGTTTATCTAATAAGATGACTTCTCTTGCACTGAGTAGTATTAGTGAGCATGGTGGTCCTCGTTGTTGTAAGCGTGATTCTTATCTTGCGGTGTTGTCTGCGATTGATTTTGTTGAAGAGAATTTTGGTATTGTTTTAGAGAGGGAGTGTGTTGTTTGTGATTTTAGTGAGTTTAATAAGCAGTGTTTAGGGGAGGGTTGTGTTTTTTATAAGTTTTGATTATTATGGAATAATCCTGTGTTTGATTATTCTTGTTTATTAACTACTTTTTTTTTATTTGCTTTTTGTTTCTTTTATTATGATTTTAAGTTATAATAAGTGATGTTTAATTTATTTGTTAGTTTGTGTATTTTCTTTTTTGAATTCATTACTGTTTATCCATTCTTAAAATCTTTAGTTAAGCCTAAAATTCATATCCTTTATATTAAATGAAAACATAAATAAAAGTATACAAGTTTATATTATAAAATTAAAATTAGGTGATTAAATATGGCAAACCCATACACAATAAAAGACAACTGTGCAGGATGTGGATTATGTTCTGAAGCATGTCCAGTAAACGCAATTACAGAAGGTACTCCTTACACAATCAACCAAGAAACCTGTGTAGGATGCGGATTATGTGCACAAGCTTGTCCTGTAGACGCAATTGAACAAGTAGCATAAGTTTTTTTATTTTAAAATTCTTTAACATAACCCCCCATAAATTTTTCTTATAAGAAAACTGTTTTTTAATGTAAAATTAGCATGATGATTATATTTTTAAAAATTAGATAATATTATATTTTCTATAGTTTTTAACCCGTTTCGGGTTGATATTGAATTTTATATGAAAATTATTGATTCATAATTTATTTTGGTTCGAGACTTGGCATAAATTAGTTTCAAGAGAAAAAAAAGTAATACTCGAAAAAATATTAACTTTTTTTTCAAAATGATAACCAGCATTATGTCTTTGTTCAAATCAAATGTAACAATACCCTTTTCTTTTATTGTTTATTTTTGAAAATAGTCTTGTATTTTTTTGATTTTCCCGGGGGCAGTCCGTGCCCACTTATACAGTCGTTCCTTGGGGAAGTTCTGCTTACTTTTACGAATGATATTACATGCTGCATTGATATCTGCATTTATTAATATTCCGGTGCTTGTTTTATAGAGTCCTCTTTTTATTCGTTTTCCTTTAAATTCATATTCATCTTCTTCTTCGTTTGTTTTGTAGGTTGGTAGTATGTCGTTGTCTAGGAAACTGCTTTTGCTTGTGTAGGATTCTTCGGTAATAATTAGTTTGATGTCGTATTTTTGGCATTGTGTTTCTAGTTTGTTTATGAATTTTTTGAAAGCTATTTGTGTGAATATTTGATTTTGTTTTTTTCCCATATCTGTTTCGTATTGGAAGTTTTTGTTGTATCCGAGTATTATGGTTCCTATGTCTTGTTTTTTGCATGTTTCTATTATGAATTTGGTTGTGTGATCTAGGAAGTTGTTTTGTATTGCTTTAAATTTGGTGTTGAATTTTTGTAATCGTTTGGATGTTTTTAGTCCCTGTTTGTTTAGTATTGATTGATATTGTGCTGTTTTTTTGCATTTGAAGGCTATTTGATTTTTTAAAAATCGCCCGCCCACAAGATATGGGGTCCCTTCACTTGTAACAATACTTGCAAAATTATTAACACCCAAATCAATACCCATCATTTTACTTTCATCTAAATTTAGGGACTCTTTTTTCATTTGGTATGTGAAATTGGCTTTAAACATTTGTCCATTCTTTAATGGTATAATTTCTACTTGTATAATCTTTTTATCACGTATATTTTCAGGAATTCTAATACGTGGTCTGCAATCTTTGGATTTTAACTCTTTTTTATATTCTCTGCTTAAAGGTAATTCAATGTAACCCTGTGCCAATTTTTTCTTGGAAGAAGTTATTGACTCCCGCGGTATTATAATATTATGTAAACGATTATCTCTGGTTTTAGGTTTATTTAATGGTCGTTTATATTCATTATCTATGCTTTTATTTGTTAATGCCACATAAGAATTAAAAGATTCAACATGCTTTTTAATAACATTATTTGCTATATGAGCTTGAATAAGTGAATAATCTTTACTGAATTCAGTTTTAACTTTAGTGATTATTGATTTGAAATTCAACTGTTTAAAATGTTTATCATCAACACATTTGTCTAATTTAGTAGTTTTTATAGCACTATTTCTTAATTTATTCAATTTCAATGAAATATCCACTAAAACATTGAATTGTTTCTTAGAAAGACCTCTAATAAGAGTACTTTGAGTTAAATATATACAATTTTCATCTATCATAATATTTAATACTGCTTATTTCACTCCATTAACTTTAAAACCGAAAAATCAAGAAAAGAATTTTATAAATAACAATTCTATGACTCGATAATATAAATTATAGAATAAAAGGTATATAAGTTTAATCCAAGAGCAGCTGGTAAGTAATCAAGGGGGTCTTGGTAAGTAATCAGGGGGGGGGGTCTTGATAAGTAATCAGGGGGGGGTCTTGATAAGTAATATATTTCATATTCCTATACATACTTAACAATCATACTAAAAAAAAAAGTTTCATCCACATAAAAAGTATTACAAAAACGAATTTATGCTAACACTCAGTTCAAAAAAAAAAGATTAAAATCATTAAATTAATTTAATTTTAATTTAATGTTCCCCTTTATTATATGTTAATTAAAAGCGATAATATGAAAAATAATTTTTATACCCCTAAAGGTATACTACTAATTTTATTAAAACTATTATATATAATTATACCATTACCCTTTTTAAATTATTTAAAATTCTTTAATAAACAAATTAGATCAGACAAATCCCTATTAGATTATACAAGAACACACCCTATATACAACACCAATAATAATAAAACAATAAAAATTAATACAACATTAATAATGAAATAAACAAAAATAAAACAAGCAAACAAGAAAAGAAGACAGGACAACAATAAAAGAATACTTATCAAGAGCTAGGAAATAATACTTAAATAACACAAAATAAAACTATAAAATACAAAAAACAAAGTGTGTGAAAAAAATATGATTAAACCCAAACTATCCAAAATAAGAGAAACCATAAACAAAACACAGGATTACTGGACAAAATACTCACAAACAACCAGCCAACTAGACAAACAAATCATAGAATACCTGGAACTAAAACAAGAAGACGCACTAATAACAAGCCACAACAACAAGATAGAAATAACATTCAAGAACGTGCCAAACACCAAACAAATAACACAACTACTATACCTGAGCAAAACACTAGGATACAAATTCCAGAGATACTCACTAACAAACTATGCAATGACCACCCAACAATAACCAATAATTTTTTTCTTACATCATATTGATTTATATTTATTAACTCGAATCACTCTTTTAATCCTTACTACAAATCTTATTATAGAATAATATTTTCTCATTTAGAGGGATATGAAAAAAAATATTTTTGTGGAATGAATTGTTTTAGTTTTATTTTTCTCCCGTTTTATATATTTCTTCATTGAAAACTTTGATTACATGTTCTGCGATGATATTATCTTCATTGTTTCTTCCGCCACCAACTCCTATTCCACCTACACATTTTTCTTCTACAAATAATGGATAACCTCCAGATATTAATGTTATTTTTGGATCCTTGTTTTCCAATCCCATTAATGGTCCTCCATCGGTGCATAGTTTTGCTAGTTTTTGTGTTGGCATAAACATGACACTTGATGTATAGGCTTTTCCTGGGACTAGTTTGGTACTGATTACTGGTGCTTCACCATAACGTCTGAAAAGAAGTGGTAATCCATTTTCATCATATATTGCGAAACTGATGTCTATTTTCATTTCTTTTGCTTTTTTGTGTGCTGTTATGCATAATTTATCTATTATTTCATCACTTAATATTGTGTTTCTCATAATACATGTTCTTCCTTTAATTTTTTTTTTATTTGAAAGTGTTTATGATTTT
It encodes:
- a CDS encoding C-GCAxxG-C-C family protein, which gives rise to MTHVEEALKLFEQKYHCSQAVFAAFSEEYGIKKEYALKIGGCFGSGMRKGEVCGACTGALMVLGLKYGKSKIDDIESKIRSDKVCDKFLEEFEKENGSYICNTLLGCDISTPEGIQYAQDKELFTTFCPKMVESAVKITEKILIEEINTQKKS
- a CDS encoding DUF5714 domain-containing protein, giving the protein MDGCLICNGELEYLSNDVMMECELCKKNEASKTRCVNGHYVCNECHMKGLSSILSLLLEETSTNPICILDKLMCMDFCHMHGPEHHTLVGASLLTAYSNAGGDVDLRECLIELMRRARDVPGGVCGYWGACGAGISAGIFVSIISESNPLSVKPFSLSNKMTSLALSSISEHGGPRCCKRDSYLAVLSAIDFVEENFGIVLERECVVCDFSEFNKQCLGEGCVFYKF
- a CDS encoding 4Fe-4S binding protein — its product is MANPYTIKDNCAGCGLCSEACPVNAITEGTPYTINQETCVGCGLCAQACPVDAIEQVA
- a CDS encoding transposase, which encodes MIDENCIYLTQSTLIRGLSKKQFNVLVDISLKLNKLRNSAIKTTKLDKCVDDKHFKQLNFKSIITKVKTEFSKDYSLIQAHIANNVIKKHVESFNSYVALTNKSIDNEYKRPLNKPKTRDNRLHNIIIPRESITSSKKKLAQGYIELPLSREYKKELKSKDCRPRIRIPENIRDKKIIQVEIIPLKNGQMFKANFTYQMKKESLNLDESKMMGIDLGVNNFASIVTSEGTPYLVGGRFLKNQIAFKCKKTAQYQSILNKQGLKTSKRLQKFNTKFKAIQNNFLDHTTKFIIETCKKQDIGTIILGYNKNFQYETDMGKKQNQIFTQIAFKKFINKLETQCQKYDIKLIITEESYTSKSSFLDNDILPTYKTNEEEDEYEFKGKRIKRGLYKTSTGILINADINAACNIIRKSKQNFPKERLYKWARTAPGKIKKIQDYFQK
- a CDS encoding GlcG/HbpS family heme-binding protein, which codes for MRNTILSDEIIDKLCITAHKKAKEMKIDISFAIYDENGLPLLFRRYGEAPVISTKLVPGKAYTSSVMFMPTQKLAKLCTDGGPLMGLENKDPKITLISGGYPLFVEEKCVGGIGVGGGRNNEDNIIAEHVIKVFNEEIYKTGEK